AtgggggatggggaggacaCGGGGGCTGGTGGGAGGGCACAAGGGGTCACAAAGGGGACAGGATGGAATGGCAGGaaggggggaggtgacagaaGGGTGGAGGGGAAAGGGGGTGAGGGGGCAACGGCTgatgaggggacacagggggaggAGACATGGGAGCTGGTGAGGGATGGCAGAGGAGACAgcggggggtggcaggggctaCGGGTGTGgtggcagagggacagcagagaggcaggaggcgggaggggctgcggggggAGGTGCAGGGGGTGGCAGAAGAAACATGAGGCtgacacagggatggagggaacaAGGGGGACCCctcaggggcacagggggccACCGCAGGAGACCACAAGTGCTCCGAGGTCCCTGACActtcccctgtcccctccccagctgtccccaaccctgctgcagccacaggtcacCGTGGTGGCCACCCTGGGCGAGCTGCTGGCCGCCCTGCCCAGGCGGGACGAGGAGATGCTGCCTGTGTCCACATTGCGTCTGTACTGGGACCTGGAGGAATTCACCAGGGCCCTCTGGGACACCCGGGACTGCACTGATGACCCCTGGTGGCACTGCAATGTCACCTCTGATGATGATgaccctgtcacctccctgagccaggcCCTGGCCACCTACAAGAGTGCCCCATGGACCCCCCGGAACCACATGACAATGGTGGCCAGCAAGTGGCAGGGGTCAGTGTCTGAGCTCGTGAAAAGCTGGGCCAagctggccagggcagccacCGAGCTCCgcaacacctgcagggaggtggtCACTGAGGCAGCCACTGAGGCGATCACCGCCACCacccgggccagggagctgcaggacgaGGCTGCCTGTTATTGGATAGATCAGGAAATCATGATGGAGCTGGGTCTGGCCATGGACTGGATTGAGTGGGCTGTGATGGACACCGAGCATGAGGCACAGGTGAGAAGAGATGCCAGGGAGGCTGCCAGCCGGGCAACAATGGCCACCATGGTGAGACAGCGGGTGGAGacggccctggggctgctggagcgcttGGTGGCCGCGTGTGCCGAAGCCACTGCgctcccccaggagctgcagctcaggattggggacattggggccGCCCTGGAGGGGACAAATGAGGCATCCCCCAATGTCTCTGAGgacttggtggccaaggtggccgtgGCCGAGcggctgtgggaggccaacgCCCGCCTGGCCAAGGATCACCTGGTGGGGACACTTCAAGACATCATCGACTGCTACTTCGGCTGTGTTCCCAACAACCCCCATTGCCACAGGGTGGCTGAGTGGTGTCAAAGagccatcgaggacatcccaaggctccTTCGACCCCCAGAGcgtccccagagtgtccccaaggtgtccccagtgagCATGGAACTCCAAAAGGTGCGatggggggacagagggaacaCATGGCAGGAAGAGGGGGAACGGGGGGTGAGGGGGCAGTGAAggatggaggggacacagagtgatgggaggggacaaggggttgcaaaggggacaggagggagtgGCAGGAAGGTGGGAGGTGacaggggaggggacatggTGGGTAGGGGGCAGTTGGGGATGAGGCGACccagggggatggggacacaaggggtggcagagggtggcagaagggacagcagagaggcagagggCAGGTGGGGCTATgtgaggaggggcagggggtggtAGAGGAAACAAGAGGTTGACAAAGGGAaagaggggacaaaggggacccCTCGGGAAGGGGGCCACCGCAGGAGGCCGtaagtgccaccaggtccctgacacctcccctgtcccctccccagctgtccctggccctgctgcagccacaggtcacCGTGGTGGCCATCCTAGGCGAGCTGGTGGCCACCCTGCCTAGTCAGGACGAGATGATACTGTTACTTATGGCCCCAAGATGGCTGTACTGGGACCTGGTGGACTTCACCAAGGAGTTCCAGACCACCCAGTACTGCTTTGATGACACCTGGTGGCACAATGTCATCTCCGATGATGATGAtcctgtcacctccctgagccagggcctGGCCTCCTGCAAGAGCACCCCATGGACCACCCGGATGCGTGTGACAATGGTGGCCAGGAAGTGGCAGCGGTTGGTAGCTGTGCTTATGGACAGGTGGGCCGAGCTGGCCAGGAAGGCCACCAAGCTCCGCAACACCTGCAGGAAGGTGGTCAATGAGGCGGCCTACAGGGTGACTGCCttcactgcccagggaagagaCCCGCAGGATGAGGCTGCCCGTGATGGGACAGCTCAAGAAAACATGgtggagctgggtcaggccctgggcggggaggagggggccgaggtgctggctgggcaggaagACCAGGTGAGGACAGATGCCTGGGTGGCTGCCAGCAAGGCAACAATGGCCACCAAGGTGAGACAGCGgctggaggtggccctggggctgctggagcacttggTGGCCGTGTGTGACGAAGCCACTGCCttcccccgggagctgcagcacagggttCGGGACATCAAGGCCACCCTGAAAGAGATAAATGAGGcatcccccaatgtccccgaggacttggtggccaaggtggccgtgGCCGAGcggctgtgggaggccaacgCTCGCCTGATCAAGGATCACCTGGTGGGGACACTTGATGACATCATTGATTTCTTGTTCACTGATGATTCTGCCAACCCCAGTGCCCGTGAAGTGTCTGAGCGGTGCCAGAGagccatcgaggacatcccaaggctccTTCAACCCCCGGAGcatccccagagtgtccccaaggtgtccccagtgagCACGGAGCCCCAAGAGGTGCAGTGCGGGGTGAAGcagggggggaggagggggacagaggggacactaGGGCAGAGGAGGCAGGGGGGGATGAGGGAACACAGGGGGTTGGCAGGTGGTGGCAGGGGCTTAGAGTTTGGTGGGCGGTGGCAGAGGagacagcagaggggcagggggtgggaggggCTACAAGGCGAGGGGGCAGGTGGTGGCAGAGGGAACAAGAGGCTGacaaagggatggaggggacaaaggggaaCCCTCGGGGGCAAGGGGCCACCCCAGGAGGCTGtaagtgccaccaggtccctgacacctcccctgttccctccccagctgtccccgtccctgctgaggccacaggTCACTGTGGTGGCCATCGTGGGTgagctgctggccaccctgccctggcGGGATGAGGAGATGCTGCCCAAATCCCcggagtgcctgtgctgggacctGATTTGCTTCACCCAGGAGCTCCGGGCCACCCTGCACCGCATTGATGACACCTGGAGGCGCCAAAATGTCACCTCCGTTGATGATGACCCTCTCACCTCTGGTGATGATGATCCTCTCACTTCCGATGATGATGACCCTCCCACCTCTGATGATGATGATCCTCTCACTTCCGATGATGATgaccctcccacctccctgagccagcCCCTGGCCGCCTGCAAGAGCACCCCAGGGACTACGTGGGACCATGTGACAATGGCAGCCAGCAAGTGGCACAGGTCAGTGTCTGTGCTTGTGAACAGCTGGGCCCGGCTGGCCAGAAAGGCCACCAAGCTCCGCAATGCCTGCAAGAGGGCGGTCAATGAGGCGGCCTACAGGGTGGCCGCCTTCACCGCCTGGGAGAGGGACCTGCAGGACAAAGCTGCCCGTTATTGGACCGCTCAGGAAGACATTCTGGAGCTGAGTCAggcactgggcagggaggagggggccAAGGTGGTGGCCAGGCGTGAAGCCCAGGTGAGGGAAGAGGCCATGAAGGCTGCCAGCGAGGCAAGAAGGGCCACCATGGTGAGACAGAGGatggaggtggccctggggctgctggagcgcttGGTGGCCGCGTGTGACGAAGCCACCATGttcccccgggagctgcagcgccTGCTCAGGAACATCGAGGCCCCCCTGGAGGGGACAAATGAGGggtcccccaatgtccccgaggccttggtggccaaggtggcccTTGCCAAGCTTCTGTGGGAGGCCAACATCCGTGTGGTTAAGAATCACCTGGTGGGGACAGTTGAATACATCATCAAGTTCTATTTCTTTGGTCATCGCACTGGCCCCAGTACCTGTGTTGTGGCTGAGCGGTGCCAAAGAGCCACCGAGGACATCACAAGGCTCCTTCGACCCCAGGAGCGTCCCCAAGGTGTCCacaaggtgtccccagtgacCATGGAGCTCCAAGAGGTGCGATGGGGCAGAGAGGGAGATGGGGGGATGCTGGAGGGGGCATGGGGCTGGCACGGGGTGGCAGCGGGACAAGAGGCTGACAAAGGGACAGAGAGGACAAACGGGACCCCTTGGGGGCATGGGGCCACTGCAGGACGCTGtaagtgccaccaggtccctgacacctcccctgtcccctccccctatgtcccctccacagctgcaggcacttGTGGCCGTGGTGGCCACCCTGGGAGAGCTGGTGGCTACCGTGACTGGGCCACACAGAGCCAAGTGCCTGCACAAGTCCCCAGACTCCCTGCAAGAGGACCTGAGGAGATTCACCCGGAGCCTTCATGCGATCCTGGACCACggcagtgtcacctccctgagccaCTGTGGTGTCtcctccctgggccaggccctgTCTGCACTCAAGGTCACCCCTGGGAccacctgtgcctgtgccagtgtgagagctgcagccagcgCCTGGTGGGAGTTGGTGGCCAGGCTCGTGgacagctgggactggctggCCAGGGAGGCCACCGAGCTCCGTGACAACCACAGGAAGATGGTCACGGAGCAGCAGATGATGGTGACCCTGGACAAGGAAGAGGTGGCCTGGGAAATGGCCACGCACGATGCCCAGGTGGTGTCAGCCACCAATGAGGCCATGGCAGAGGCTGGGGTGGCCACCAGGAGAGGACATTGGGTAGTgatggccctggggctgctgcagcgcTTGGTGGCCACGTGTGACAGAGCCACCTTGTTCAACTGGATCATGGAGTGCCAGCTCAAGGACATCGAGGCCATCCTGAAGGGGATAAATGAGGTGTCCCCTGAAGTCCTGCAGGCCTTGGTTGCCAAAGTGGCCGAGTTTGAGCGGCTATGGGGGGCCAGCACCCGCCTGGCCAAGGATCACCTCTTGGGCGCACTTGGAGACATCCACGACCTCCTCTTGAGTCCCTGTGGTGAccatggtggccctggtggccccagCAGCCGTGCGGTGGCCGAGCGGTGCCAAAGAGCCATtgaggacatcccaaggctgctgctgggacagtgaTGTCACTGCTGTGACATCATCGGGGCAGTGATGTCATTGGAGAGACTTGTGGACACTTGAGTGCTACCAGCTTCTCGAGTGCCACCAAGAGCTCCTCAAGCACCACCAGTTCCTCAAGTGTCACCAGCAACTCGTGTCACCAAAAGCTCCCTAAGTGCCACCAGCTCTTcgagtgccagcagctcctcgtgTCACTAAGAGCCCCTCAAGTGCCACCTGCCTGGGACAGAACTGGTGCCACTGGGCTGGTGGTAGTGCCATGTCCCTGGTGCCATGTGtgcggtgtccccgtgtccccacagaTGGGACACGAGAGGTGGCACAGGGGCACGGGGGTGGTAGGAGCAGACAGGGGGTTgcaaagggatggaggggacagcagagccctccagggTGGGGACAAGGGGGACCCTCGGAGGTCacaagtgccaccaggtccctgacatctcccctgtcccctccacagctggaggtgatggtggccatggtggccaCCCTGGGCAAGCTGGTGGCCACCACGACCAGGCCACACCAGGCCAAGTGCCTGCGCATGTCTCCAAACTCCCTGCATGAGGACATGAGGAGACTCACCCGGAGCCTCCATAGGACTGTGAACCACGGCAGTGTCACCTCCTTGGGCCACCgtggtgtcccctccctgggccgGGCCCTGGCCACCCTCAGAGCAACACCTGGGACCACCTGGGCCGATGTGAGAGCTGTGACCAGCGCCTGGCAGGAGTCGATGGCCAGGCTCGTGAacagctgggatcagctggCCAGAGAGGCCACCGAGCTCCGTGactcctgcagggaggtggccaCTGCTGAGGCCGCTGTTGCAGCCACCACCAAGGCCAGGGACTGGCAGGACACGGCCGCCTGCTTGGGGACAGCTCCGGAAAACATGGTGGCCATGGAACAGGAGCTGCCACTGGCCcttggcagggaggaggggtgtCGGCAGTGGCGTCGTTTGAGGCCCGGGTGGTGGTGGCCACAACAAGGTGCTGGCGGCCACCATGGCCatgggaggggctgtggtgaCCCAGAGCCAGGCATTGATggccaccaggaggggacaggaggtggaggccaccctggggctgctggagcacttggTGGCCGCGTGTGACAAAGCCACCGCCttcccccgggagctgcagcgcctgctcagggacatcgTAGAcaccatggaggggacagaggaggagtcccccgatgtccccgaggCCTTGCCAGCCAAGGTGGCCGTGGCTGAGCGGCTGTGGGTGGCCAACACTCGCCTGGCCAAGGATCACCTGCTAGGGGCACTTGATGACATCAACAACATCTTCAGTTGTGATTCCAACAGCTCCAGTGCCCCTGTGGTGACTGAGAAGTGCCAAAAAGCCATCAAGGGCATCCcgaagctgctgcagggatggtgatgTCACTGCCATGACATCATCACAGTAGTGACATCCTCAGGGgcattgctgctgtcacctgtgccctCCCCGTGCAGTATTTGAGacaaatttggggaattttctgggatttctcatTGATACTGTCCcaaatcctgatgggaattccaggggtgacgtcactggggacactcagggacactcagggacaggggacaggggtgaatgagtcccctcagcagcttccagctttccactgtgcctgcagcagagccaggtcaTAAATTGCAATTTTATAAATTGCTTCTGCAATTCTGCATTGGTTTCTACACTTTTGTATTGCCATTTACACATTGCTATTGATCACCAGAAATTTGATATGGTATTTGATACTGCTATTATCAGTGATTCCTTGTAGCTGCTGGTTGGTGCAATATAATCTATCAGTTCATGTGTGCACCGTACAgcctataaataaatatttaaataaataaataaataaacaaatgatTATTCTCTATATACATCAGACTGGTCTGATCTGAACTCTGTGTCAGACACATTCCTTGAGCCCACTGAGGGACGAGTGGTCAATAAAGCCATCCCAACATTCCTtgaggggagcacagccagggagctgcttcaaGGCGCTGTCTCTGAGAGATTTCCCCTTGGAAACCCGGGGTGGGATGGAAATACACCCGAGCAGATGGCAAAATTAAACTGATATCAAAGCCTCGTGGAATGGGGGTTAAAACATGGGGTCTCTAAAGCTGTCAATTGGTCAGAGCTTCAGCAAGTGAGGCAAAATGATGATGAATCAgccactgattttttaaacaggTGAAGAGAAACTGCCATCAAATATACTGATGTAGATCCTGAATCAGCTGAGGGTGAAGcacatctggttttgttttgtgtgggtCAGGCTTCAAATGATAAAAGAAGAACAGATAAAGGGAGTTGAAGACATAGATAAACTGCTGGAGGGTGCCTGGAAGGTGTTTTGAGACAGGGGCCCAAGGGAAAGAGTTCATCCCAACCCAGCAAgaaggcagctcaggaaaagtcACCCAAGAAAGCTTCCCCTGcggagaaggagcagagtgcatcctgtaagaaatgggggcactggaacaaggactgtccagtgctgaaagaaaaatcatcagtccccagctgccagcagaacaaacctcaagcagctcaggctctgagtgATGGGGGCCGAGGGCTGTCATGGAAAtgattagcattgactccatgactGCAGGAGGCTGATCAATCACCTTATCCTACCATACTGTATTGTTCTGTACTAATTAATAAACTCACCCCCTCACAGACAGTCCAATACAGACAGATCCAATTGGTCAACCAATCCAAACTCCATCACCAATTAAGATAATGGCCAGTTAAGAAAACACCTTTTAGTAAACCAATCTGCATAACACATTGCGCAtgtgcacaacaacaggtgcagcaaggaaGCAGATAAGTGAGAGTTAAGCCCCTGGGCCTCCACACCAGtgcatcttccttttcttcacagcctccttctcttccacacAGATAAAGTTTAGGATTGACAAATCCTGGCTTGGGAGAACAATAGGGGCTGAGCAACTGGGGTTTTCTGAGAGAGGAGCCTCACTCTTCAGAATtgttaaaagtttaataagggATAATTAGAGACAAATCAGTAACAGCACTGGGTGCTTGGCCATGGCCAGAGGCACAATGGTTAACCACAGCAACTCTTCTTGTCTAGTTTTACCATTGTATTGTTCAAATTATACACATTCAAACACTTCTTTGAACTCCTTTACATGTTCCAGGAATTCTTTAGGTTGGTTTGACCCCCAACCTGCCTTTTTAGAGTATGTGCAGGAATCGTGGGTTGTTGTTTTGAGGGTTGTGTGTCACTCCCTCACAAGGACCCCCTGTTCTGTGGTTGCAGCAGGTGACAGTTACTGACAGTGGAAGGGTCAGTGGCAGGGGTCCTCATCACATCCCTTCCTCAAGTGTTATCTGACCAGGCAGACAGTTTTAGCTATTTCCACAAGTCCTTTAAACCAGCATTAACTATTTCACAAATATCTCTGAGTCATTCTCATTATTGTCAGttagttacaaaaataaaagcatttgttATTATTTCACAACTACAGCTACTTCTGCAAAAGTTAACATTACAATGCACAACACATGGCATCCACTTTAATATTTTGGGAAAGCCAAAACTATAATGTATGTTTTTCACACTGTCCACAAACTAAAATATCATCCATAAATGATGTTCTGAGGATACGAGCTacacaggggccagggcattGGCCACAAAAAGCTGAACAAATTACACTAtagcaaaagcagtgaaaggtgATTACAAACTGTACCATATCAAACTCGCTGTGATTAAGAATAATTTGCACAAGTCCATACATAATAGCAAAAGCCAACACTGCCTAGTTATTTAcaccaaagccagggcaggtttttccCTTGCACGGAGCACTTGGGCCTTCCCCGGGccccttctgccctcctgcagagccgctggcattttccagcacacacagtttgtAACCCAGAGCCGGGTGCAGCCCCGAAGGCTCCAAGCgcctccttccaggctgactctgcaggtgccgaggctgctctgggctctgccagggctctgctggggctcagctctgggccgggctgggcccgctctcccctcacatggctccgggcagctgaggcacagcgggagaaggaagggacacGTCAAGGGAGTCGAGGTTTGAGAgagtttttattccaaaaattGTCATAACAAACAGGCTGCCCTAACTACCATAACTAACTACCAGAGCTAACTACCATAACTAATTATCAGTGCTAACTACCAAAACTAACTAGTTGTCCTAACTACTGTAACTAAAGGCTGTCCTCAAGTGCTTCATCTCCTCCGCTGCTCCCTCAGTTGCTTCGCTGCAGTGATCAcaggggtcaggctggagagaggcttggCTGATGACAAAAATGGGTGCTGcccaaaggataaaaaagaaagaaatgaactgtTACTTCCCAGAGTCAAGTTcctcacaggctctgttgcagcaggacaaagggaaatggtttGAAACTCAAGAGAGGCGAGCAGGCTCAGATTAGATCTAAGGGAGAATTTTTTAACCAGGAGAGTGggggaacactgacagaaggtGCCCAGAGGTGTGGGAGGTGCCCCCTCCCTGGAAACCTCCAAGCTCAGGTCGGGCAGGGCTCGGAGCCCCCTGAcctgttgaagatgtccctgctcgctgtggggcaccaggcccagctggcCTCGAAAGGAGCCTGCCAGGCCAAAGCAGGCGAGGATTCTGCTCGCTCTGCGTGTGGAAAGTAGCGAGGCTGGAGACTGTCGGAGGGGGCCCCACAAGAAAACCCCTCCCTCGCGCTGCtgcttgccctgcagcccttggcattcacctgcagcagctcctgggcagcccagcgcCGCTCCTCGTCCGGCTCCAGGCTGCACTCGAGGAAGTCCCGCAGCAGAGCCGACAGGTgccggggctcctgcagctgcgggGTCCCGTTCTGCCGGATCAGAGCGcgagcctgcagggaaagcaaactcagcgctctgccagcttccttcACACCCACACGGGCTCACATCCACCCCGggtcctcagccccagctccaggggcactttCTTCCCTGACACagatgctgctcacagctcatttttctgtgccaaccaaaaaacccaaaccctggggctgccacaaCCTTTTCAACATCCAAATGATCTCTCCCTGAGAGCCAGTTTCATTGGCTGACTCTGTTAGTAGGAACCTCCATCAGAAATAGCacattttgcttctccaaaTGTGGACAGCAGCTTTACAGGCCATTTTCCAGAGTCAGTGTGGTCTGCCTGGGTTATTTCACAGGATTCTTACATCAAGTGCATCTCTGCAGTGACACTGACACTCAAGTGTATGCATTCctgatgccccatcccagaaaCTGCCAGGCCGAAAACAGGAGGTTTGTGATGCTGAAAGCTCAGCTTAGGTGACACAGAGAAAGTAGCTTAGACTAGGAATGAAATTTGTTAGACTATGAGGATGTTAAACAATCATCCCCAGGTTTTCAACAAGTTTCACAGTGAGAAGAATCAGAGGGGAAATCATCTTGCAAAATGTCTTCTAGaagctcctgcagaaatcttgttgggtttggggatgggatgtggggctggtttgggcttttCTTGCAGGGTAACATTAGAGCTGATGCACTTGCTTCACATTTCGATGTCATCCTCAcagccagaagagctgcaacaacgtaaatcccaaagcaaattgTTGCTGGAGACTGCAGAATATTCGTCTGTCTTGAGGCTGgagtcctctgggaattcccttcccatgtgcagaaacctccagctgctgctcccagggcagggtcccccTGCGCTCACAGGCCTCTGCAACCACTGGAGAATTTGCCTCTTACCATGGCCCCCGTTTCCCTGAAGTAAGGAGGttctccttccaccatctcGATGGTCACAATGCCAAAGGCCCAGATGTCCACCTTGGGGCCATAAGGAGATCTGGTCACAACTTCTGGGGCCATCCAGTGAGCAGTGCCCACCATGGAGCTGCGCcggtcctgctcagggctgagctgagcacagaggccaaaatcagctgaggacagaaacaaaccctgtcaaaggcagctggaatgagGAAACCAAGCACAAAGATTCCCCACTCTCCATCTGAGAATGCAGTAGTGAAGTCAGCTGGGAAAGTCCTCAGGGCTGTAGCCAAGGGAAGATGGAACTGGACCCTTACAGAAACCCTCAGCTTTCATGCAGTGGCTTTTACTGATTCCCTTGGAGCTTTagattcccactgctgcccctctggaagggccagagccagagcaaaggcactgctggcaccctgctcctctcctgagctctctgcaggggcagccgctctcagctggcagcagggcccgggcagtgcccccagcagcccttgtggggctctggcctcactgggaagcagccccacagccgcaGCTCGGGAGCGCCGTGCCTGGCCAGGAACACccacccagcctgacagagccgtccattcccaggaggatgTTGGAGCTCTTCAGATCCCTGTGCATCACCCGGTTGGAATGGAGgaaatccaggccctgcagacactgagagagaacaagaaacacCAGGGTAAAAACCAATGGCCGGAATATATCACACCAGAAAGGACAGTTCAGAATTCTGCCAGCAGCAACTTTGCTGGGACAGGCCAGGAGTGCAGTGCACACAAGCTCCAGGCAAACGGTGCAAGgcaaagctgagaacagcaaatgaaatccaaaaaggacagagagtaccacaacagcaggag
This region of Haemorhous mexicanus isolate bHaeMex1 chromosome 32, bHaeMex1.pri, whole genome shotgun sequence genomic DNA includes:
- the LOC132340501 gene encoding uncharacterized protein LOC132340501 isoform X6; translation: MEAWRWQRSVDVLVDRWAQLARKATQLHNACREVASKSGYRVATARARELQAEAARDGTAQEHMVELGQALGGEEGAGGVAGHEAQVRTDARVATSEARRASTVRQQMEVALGLLERLVATCDEATAFPRELQRLLRDIEAVLIGTNDMSPNVPEALVAKVAEAERLWEASARLAKDHLEGTLDNIIKFYFTGGCASPCACGVAERCQRATEDIPRLVQSPASPQGVPEVSPVSMEIQELTPALLQPQVTVVAILGELLATLHRRDKTLPMSLRCLCWDLEKFTRELRNSLYCTDDPWWRRNVTSKDDDPLTSLSQALAAYKSTPWTTWDHVTQAASKWHSPSGVAERCQRAIEDIPRLLRPLKHPQGVPKVSPLSPTLLQPQVTVVATLGELLAALPRRDEEMLPVSTLRLYWDLEEFTRALWDTRDCTDDPWWHCNVTSDDDDPVTSLSQALATYKSAPWTPRNHMTMVASKWQGSVSELVKSWAKLARAATELRNTCREVVTEAATEAITATTRARELQDEAACYWIDQEIMMELGLAMDWIEWAVMDTEHEAQVRRDAREAASRATMATMVRQRVETALGLLERLVAACAEATALPQELQLRIGDIGAALEGTNEASPNVSEDLVAKVAVAERLWEANARLAKDHLVGTLQDIIDCYFGCVPNNPHCHRVAEWCQRAIEDIPRLLRPPERPQSVPKVSPVSMELQKLSLALLQPQVTVVAILGELVATLPSQDEMILLLMAPRWLYWDLVDFTKEFQTTQYCFDDTWWHNVISDDDDPVTSLSQGLASCKSTPWTTRMRVTMVARKWQRLVAVLMDRWAELARKATKLRNTCRKVVNEAAYRVTAFTAQGRDPQDEAARDGTAQENMVELGQALGGEEGAEVLAGQEDQVRTDAWVAASKATMATKVRQRLEVALGLLEHLVAVCDEATAFPRELQHRVRDIKATLKEINEASPNVPEDLVAKVAVAERLWEANARLIKDHLVGTLDDIIDFLFTDDSANPSAREVSERCQRAIEDIPRLLQPPEHPQSVPKVSPVSTEPQELSPSLLRPQVTVVAIVGELLATLPWRDEEMLPKSPECLCWDLICFTQELRATLHRIDDTWRRQNVTSVDDDPLTSGDDDPLTSDDDDPPTSDDDDPLTSDDDDPPTSLSQPLAACKSTPGTTWDHVTMAASKWHRSVSVLVNSWARLARKATKLRNACKRAVNEAAYRVAAFTAWERDLQDKAARYWTAQEDILELSQALGREEGAKVVARREAQVREEAMKAASEARRATMVRQRMEVALGLLERLVAACDEATMFPRELQRLLRNIEAPLEGTNEGSPNVPEALVAKVALAKLLWEANIRVVKNHLVGTVEYIIKFYFFGHRTGPSTCVVAERCQRATEDITRLLRPQERPQGVHKVSPVTMELQELQALVAVVATLGELVATVTGPHRAKCLHKSPDSLQEDLRRFTRSLHAILDHGSVTSLSHCGVSSLGQALSALKVTPGTTCACASVRAAASAWWELVARLVDSWDWLAREATELRDNHRKMVTEQQMMVTLDKEEVAWEMATHDAQVVSATNEAMAEAGVATRRGHWVVMALGLLQRLVATCDRATLFNWIMECQLKDIEAILKGINEVSPEVLQALVAKVAEFERLWGASTRLAKDHLLGALGDIHDLLLSPCGDHGGPGGPSSRAVAERCQRAIEDIPRLLLGQ
- the LOC132340501 gene encoding uncharacterized protein LOC132340501 isoform X4; protein product: MEAWRWQRSVDVLVDRWAQLARKATQLHNACREVASKSGYRVATARARELQAEAARDGTAQEHMVELGQALGGEEGAGGVAGHEAQVRTDARVATSEARRASTVRQQMEVALGLLERLVATCDEATAFPRELQRLLRDIEAVLIGTNDMSPNVPEALVAKVAEAERLWEASARLAKDHLEGTLDNIIKFYFTGGCASPCACGVAERCQRATEDIPRLVQSPASPQGVPEVSPVSMEIQELTPALLQPQVTVVAILGELLATLHRRDKTLPMSLRCLCWDLEKFTRELRNSLYCTDDPWWRRNVTSKDDDPLTSLSQALAAYKSTPWTTWDHVTQAASKWHRSVAVLLDRWADLPSAATWHHNTCRKVATEMADMAATATARARELQDEAARYGTAQENMMELVLALGGEEGAEVVAGHEAQVRRDARVAASEARRASTVRQWVEEALGLLERLVAACDEAAAFPRELQRRVGDIEATLEGANEASPNVPEALVAKVAVAEQLWEANARLAKDHLEGTLDDIINLYVNGGPESPSGVAERCQRAIEDIPRLLRPLKHPQGVPKVSPLSPTLLQPQVTVVATLGELLAALPRRDEEMLPVSTLRLYWDLEEFTRALWDTRDCTDDPWWHCNVTSDDDDPVTSLSQALATYKSAPWTPRNHMTMVASKWQGEVVTEAATEAITATTRARELQDEAACYWIDQEIMMELGLAMDWIEWAVMDTEHEAQVRRDAREAASRATMATMVRQRVETALGLLERLVAACAEATALPQELQLRIGDIGAALEGTNEASPNVSEDLVAKVAVAERLWEANARLAKDHLVGTLQDIIDCYFGCVPNNPHCHRVAEWCQRAIEDIPRLLRPPERPQSVPKVSPVSMELQKLSLALLQPQVTVVAILGELVATLPSQDEMILLLMAPRWLYWDLVDFTKEFQTTQYCFDDTWWHNVISDDDDPVTSLSQGLASCKSTPWTTRMRVTMVARKWQRLVAVLMDRWAELARKATKLRNTCRKVVNEAAYRVTAFTAQGRDPQDEAARDGTAQENMVELGQALGGEEGAEVLAGQEDQVRTDAWVAASKATMATKVRQRLEVALGLLEHLVAVCDEATAFPRELQHRVRDIKATLKEINEASPNVPEDLVAKVAVAERLWEANARLIKDHLVGTLDDIIDFLFTDDSANPSAREVSERCQRAIEDIPRLLQPPEHPQSVPKVSPVSTEPQELSPSLLRPQVTVVAIVGELLATLPWRDEEMLPKSPECLCWDLICFTQELRATLHRIDDTWRRQNVTSVDDDPLTSGDDDPLTSDDDDPPTSDDDDPLTSDDDDPPTSLSQPLAACKSTPGTTWDHVTMAASKWHRSVSVLVNSWARLARKATKLRNACKRAVNEAAYRVAAFTAWERDLQDKAARYWTAQEDILELSQALGREEGAKVVARREAQVREEAMKAASEARRATMVRQRMEVALGLLERLVAACDEATMFPRELQRLLRNIEAPLEGTNEGSPNVPEALVAKVALAKLLWEANIRVVKNHLVGTVEYIIKFYFFGHRTGPSTCVVAERCQRATEDITRLLRPQERPQGVHKVSPVTMELQELQALVAVVATLGELVATVTGPHRAKCLHKSPDSLQEDLRRFTRSLHAILDHGSVTSLSHCGVSSLGQALSALKVTPGTTCACASVRAAASAWWELVARLVDSWDWLAREATELRDNHRKMVTEQQMMVTLDKEEVAWEMATHDAQVVSATNEAMAEAGVATRRGHWVVMALGLLQRLVATCDRATLFNWIMECQLKDIEAILKGINEVSPEVLQALVAKVAEFERLWGASTRLAKDHLLGALGDIHDLLLSPCGDHGGPGGPSSRAVAERCQRAIEDIPRLLLGQ